One window from the genome of Sardina pilchardus chromosome 12, fSarPil1.1, whole genome shotgun sequence encodes:
- the LOC134097928 gene encoding transforming growth factor beta-3 proprotein-like, translated as MHLAQVLWVFTLIRHAITDLSPSACTKLELDHLRRKRVEAVRGQILSKLRLSSPPDGHVANEVPPQFQALFNSTKKLLEELNKERRHNCGIANPEDEYYAKEVLKINMMDEPPENSGAHDCAKESSRLFFFNVTSLERNASSLFRAKFRLLREPNSRARQSEQRIELYQRRKGEQGVSNRRYIDGKNVQTKGAVEWITFDVTDTIREWLTHPENNLGLEIGVHCPCQSFNPNGDAINNEDDILEVKFKGVVDQEERKRGDLGRLKRQREDSLPHLILMMLPAHHSSTRSNHRRKRTLDTNYCFSNYEENCCVRSLYIDFRRDLDWRWIHEPKGYYANYCSGPCPYMQSSDATHSTLLSLYQTLNPDASISPCCVPQEMEPLTILYFSGRNPKVEHLSNMIVKSCRCS; from the exons ATGCATTTGGCACAGGTGCTTTGGGTTTTTACACTTATACGGCATGCAATAACGGATCTCTCTCCATCCGCTTGTACTAAACTGGAACTAGATCACCTGAGGAGGAAAAGGGTGGAGGCAGTGCGGGGACAGATCCTGAGCAAGCTGCGACTCAGCAGCCCCCCAGACGGACATGTCGCCAATGAGGTGCCGCCGCAATTTCAAGCGCTGTTCAACAGCACCAAAAAACTTCTGGAGGAACTTAACAAGGAGCGGCGGCACAACTGCGGCATTGCGAACCCCGAGGATGAGTACTATGCCAAGGAAGTCCTCAAAATCAACATGATGGACGAACCGCCCGAGAACA GTGGCGCTCATGATTGTGCAAAGGAGAGTTCCAGATTGTTCTTTTTCAACGTAACAAGCCTTGAGAGGAATGCCAGCAGCCTGTTCCGTGCCAAGTTTCGGCTCCTGCGGGAACCAAACTCCAGGGCCAGGCAGAGTGAACAACGCATCGAGCTCTACCAG AGACGTAAAGGTGAACAAGGTGTGTCAAACCGGCGCTACATTGATGGCAAGAATGTCCAGACTAAAGGTGCCGTCGAGTGGATCACATTTGATGTGACTGACACCATCAGGGAGTGGCTGACGCATCCAG AAAACAATCTTGGTTTAGAGATTGGCGTGCATTGTCCATGCCAGTCCTTCAATCCAAATGGTGACGCCATCAACAATGAAGATGACATACTGGAAGTAAAATTCAAAG GTGTGGTGgaccaggaggagaggaagcggGGGGACCTGGGACGCCTGAAGAGGCAGCGAGAGGACAGTCTGCCGCACCTGATCCTGATGATGCTGCCCGCACACCACTCTAGTACCAGGTCCAACCACCGCCGCAAACGGACCCTGGACACCAACTACTGTTTCTC TAACTATGAGGAGAACTGCTGCGTCCGGTCGCTCTACATCGACTTCCGACGCGACCTGGACTGGAGGTGGATACACGAACCCAAGGGTTACTATGCCAACTACTGCTCTGGGCCATGCCCTTACATGCAGAGCTCCGATGCCACCCATAGTACG CTGCTGAGTCTGTACCAGACGCTGAACCCCGACGCGTCCATCTCCCCCTGCTGTGTCCCTCAGGAGATGGAGCCCCTCACCATCCTCTACTTCTCTGGCCGCAACCCGAAAGTGGAGCACCTCTCCAACATGATCGTCAAGTCCTGCCGCTGCAGCTGA